The Epinephelus fuscoguttatus linkage group LG19, E.fuscoguttatus.final_Chr_v1 genome contains the following window.
TCGCTGAAGTGCACACACAGCTTGTGTAATGATGCAGTTTGAAAGGAGGATTAGCATTTTGCTTTTGATCCTAGGTGATAACTCAAACTCCAGTGCTGTTTGCTGGTTGCATTGGCTCCAATATCTACATTTGGtgcaaatatgaaaatatatatggttatttatggtggagggaggctCATGCATTCAAAATAAGTGACTGTCAGCTTcatggactgaaaaagcaaggACTGATTGTTGACATGGGAGCAACATCACATATAATAACTGACATAGAGAAGTTTAATGAGACTTTCAACCCACATCCTGGAGGTcgctgacagagagagaacaaatGGTGTTGCATTGAGAAGTGGTGCTGCGTATATACTGTCAAAGCCACAAAAAGTGTATTGCAGATGTGGCTCATTACACAGGAAACAATGTATCAGATCAAATCAGATAACTGCATAGAATTCACAGCAAAAGACTTCCAGTCATTGCTCAGTAAGACTGCCATAAGACGGGAGACTTCAGCACAGCTGAGAGAAATTAAAGAACATTGTTTAAAAAGGCAAGATGTATGCTACTAGAGAGCAACCTATCAAAGAAGTTGTGGAcatttgttgtcatgactgctgCAGCAGTTTGCTCCAGCTGATACCACGAGACATGGACAGATTTCATACTACATTGTTACAAACCTTCTAGATTTCTAGGGACAAGGGATGCAACATGCAGCCAATGTCATCATGCAAGGACtgctatttattgtttagtGATCCGACAAAATTAAAGttgcataaatacacacaaaaatgtttaaCAGAAGAGGAGTCAAGTGAGGTGAGAACAAAGGGGAAGGGCAGGGACTGGAGTGGTGCTAattcataaaacaaacaaaacagaacacaatgactttagttgttctttaatctcagacatgttaggatgttacataccttgacatgttttggcGGAAACTTTCGCCCTcttcagaagtgtcacttggtggtggttgtgatgcgtctttatcagctgatctgtcaatcagccaATATTAGGGAGGCATGACTTGACAGGATGGTCATACCACCTGCTGTCCGTCTGCCTCTTCTCAAGGATGCTGCTCCAGGTGTGGGAGAGCATGTATGCCCCCTCGTCCCTGTTCATCGTCCCTGGGCCCCGCTACCTTATTTCAATAGCCTCCCTGATCCAGCGCCGGTATTTGTTGTCCTCAGTGCATATGACTCTGGCCTTGTCCCAGTCCATAAGATGATTTCCCTTTTGCAGTGGTCTGTTACAGCTGATTTGTAGgtttcttgtgccttttcttttATTGATCTTGTTTGTCTTATGATTGACAgctcagctgataaagacatgtcacaaccaccaccaagtgacacttctgaggaaggccgAAGTTTctgctgaaacatgtcaaggtgtgtaacatcctaacatgtctgagataaaagaacaactaaagtcattatcagaaactaaagacataatgacCACCATTGAACTAAAACAGAACACACTTCCTGCTCGTATAAAAACCCCACTGCCTCACTTAATTCTGCTGACAGAGATATCTCCAGCTCCAACACAACTGCTAACGTGATTAGCGAGCATGCTAGAaatcatagacatatatacatagatgccgcattgactgccgctgcctattggagccgacgtcctcgccagccgccatcttggatgggtcttgcttcgcctccacagtgcattcacttctattgaggaaggagctgtatgcacaagtaaaatagaataactcactgaattttcaactgattttcacgcggtttggtttgttacaaacggcacacatgtagttatgatacaggatgctttcgtacattaaaaatgcgggatttcatgctttaatactttctgcagatagcaacagcatgttatttaggtcacaacacagttattttattcacctcaaccccagagtgggattgatatatatacatatacatatatatagatatagatatatatacacacacacacacacacacacacacatatatatatatatatatatatattgtataaacacaatatacacaatacaaatcatagtatagcatattaataaatttattaatatattttaataaagaaaaagcttgattgttgatttgtggttttaatatattggctgattggtgtataaTGCAACATAAACAAAGATTGCATAATTCATtaaactttctttgttttcatgctTTGACCAAGGTTTGTGTCAGCAGAATGTTGGTCTACGGGTCGCTGAGGAAGTCTTCTCCAAAGGTAATCATCTGTCTCAGTGCATTCATTATCAGTGCATTCATGTCAGCACTGATGTTGGGCTCTGGCTCATAGTTCTTCACAAGAAAGATGCAGTTTTGTGGAATCCCCATCAACATGTAGAATTTGTCGACCTGAGTATGAAAGTAACAGTATATTAGTTCATTAGTAAATCACAGAGTGACAAGAGATTTTTGGAAATACTGAGATTGAAATTGGAAATTTAATTCTAACATTACAAGTCTAAAAATGCTTAAGAAAAACCCCAATACAAACTTACCTGATTCTTTAGGTACTTGCTCCTATAGAcattgtttagatttttttttgcctctggaCAGTCTGAATCAACTTTGGTGAGAATAGCCAGTTGGGGAATATCTGTCAACACAGAAAGCTAATCAGTATTTTAAGCATTTGTTTTGTATTCTGAGTCATAAAACCCCATCTGGCACCATTATTCCATACAGAGTAATAATTACTtctttttccaccaacatttccaggaacctttatttccaggaatttatttacccaGGTAgaagaattcctggtaatctgtgtgatTTGTGTTTCCACCGCACCTCAAAGTTCCGGTAAGTTTATTCAAATCAGGCTGATTTGTCCGATGAATTTCTTCCTCGGCAAGTACGCTCAAAAGAGCCTGGACCTTGTCATCCATCCACTtggttgagggaaagttttttcaCCGGGTAATTTTGGTGAAAACGTGCCATGGTTTTTCAAAAATCCTGGGCAAATGAtaaaagttcctgcagtggaaaaggggctattatGTGCTGTCTGCTCTTACTCAGTTCATTGGCTGCCAGTCGGACTTCTCTCATCTTCTTCACCACTTTATCATCTACTAAAGAGACTTTGTCAGCAGGCATGACACAAACCAGAACGTGAACTCTGTCATCCAGAGTGGGAGATGACCTGTAGCCTTCATCACCTTCCTCCAGTTGATCTTTGGGTTTAAACTACAAGAAAATGAGAATGCAgtcaaataatgtttttgtttgagcaatgcaatgtttttttttttttttttgtttgtttttttaaaaaactgtttcatgcaaaatagtgaaaaaacaTAACTTAAAGGTACCCTGTTGAGTTTATGACCTGTAGTAATGCAGTTACTGAAATAGTGTGggtcctgttttgtttgtctcatGCACATAAAGAcgcacatgtgcacacaggTGCATGCTGGTAATGCAATACACATTCCTGCCAATAGTTTCACATTCTTCCCCTGATCTACAGGTGGCAGTAATGCATCATACATGCAGAAATGCAAAGGCAGGAAAGAAGACTTCTTGCTGTGGTAGTTAGGGAATGAggtaaaaaatgcatttgtcaAACCTCAAGGATACACACATTGGCCCTCACATATCAGTCTATCTTACAGACTAGCGCAGATCTGAGTGCAGAAATCATCTTGGTTTGTGTGTTATTCATGAAACCTCCTTATCACACCAGTAACAGTGTAGGAATAATCAAGTGTTAATAAATGTGGCAGCTGAAAACAATCAACATTTACATATCCAGCCCTTTTATATTCTTGGTTTAGAGGCCTCACCCCTAAAGTTTACGATATGGAGAGACACAGTTTGGCCCAGAAAAGAAACTTTTCTATGCTAGAAATGGAAATGTTGATGTCGCATGTCCAGTTCAACCAACTAGCTCTATTTGTTAGCCTGAAAAGTGTCATCAAATGAAGTTGGAGGAATGCATCTTGGAAAGAAATCACTGTTGCGGTCAACAGTGTTGAAGTGGACAACTGAACTTCAGCTGAGGTtggaatatttaatttatacatCCTTCCATCAtttatacaccgatcagccaaaacattaaaaccactgacagatgacaTCAGCAATACTGACCATCTTGTTGCAATGCCATGCTCttctgggaaacctttggtcctggcattcatgtggatgccacttgaagCACTTCTTTCATCCAAACACTGCTGTGGACCAAGAAAATAGTCTAATTGTTTCATCTAGTTCTACCAGCTGAGTGGCCTAGTGGTAGTAGTGTCTGCCCTGTGACTGGGAGGTCATAGGTTCGATCCCAGGCCGCGTCATAGCAAAGACTAtaaaatgggacccattgctTGCttcctgcttggcactcagcatcaggtgttggaattggggggttagatcaccacatgattcccaagcgcggcaccgctgctgctcaccgctccctcgggatgggtcaaatgcggagaacaaatttcacacattcaggtgtgtgacaatcaatggaactttaactttaactttagtTGGTCCCTCGACACCTCCAgaaggctagacagtgatctttggcatcccagagacactcccctatgTAATGCCAAGTCTCACTGCTCCTTGCAGtgaacccaataacctcctttaccttacttacacatgactttctcagcccaaacagcactgccaccttcaacaaacccaggctccgcttatgtgagctccaggtagtgaccgtgccaatactacctttcctagcacattcaccataccctatttcacaCGATACATACCATAACTCCactataagctaaagttaagataagataagataagatacatctttattgatcccataattgagaaattccagtgttacagcagtcaaggaaaaagagtcagattaaagatttcaaaattagacttaaaaaaacttaaataactaggcatgcaaataagtacaaaaatccAAGAGTCggcgataaataacaataacaataataataataatgaaaataataggaagtggataataatgagcagcagcgaatgaaaatgagcagtggataaagggagcacatctagtgcgagtgattgtatgtgcaaaacagcagacagctgtggtgtccataaagtgtccatagtgtcaataaagtgtccataaagtgtccatggtgcagtctactgtgagcagtgctggttatgtagcctgacagcaccaggcaggaaggacctgcgatagcgttccttcacacactttgggtgaatcagtctatcgctgaaggagctctccagagcttttatctcctcctgcagaggatgggagtcattagtcctcagagatgacagcttggctgtcatcctcctttctcccaccacctgcacagagtccagagagcatcccaggacagagctggccttcttgatcagcttgtccagtctgttcctatctgcagccgagacgcTGCTGCCACAGCAGACTACTCCGTAAAAGATGgttgatgccaccacagtgtcaaagaaggtcttcaggagcgcccccctgcaaaagacctgagccgcctcagcaggtagagtctgctttggcctttcctgtacagtgctgttatgtgattagtccagtccagtttattgttaagatgaacacccaggtacttataagatgtcaccatctcaatgtcctttccctggatgttcaccggtgttagggggaggagtctgcgcctgcggaaatcaaccaccagctctttggttttccccgtgttgatctgaaggtggttgctcaggcaccagtccacaaagtcctggttcagttctgTGTACTCCCTGTCGTcaccatctgtgatgaggcagactatggcagagtcgtcagggaacttctgcagatgacaggtgggggtgtcgtgtgtaaagtctgcagtgtagagggtgaagaggaacggtGCCAGCACTGTCCCCTGTGGGGCCCCTGTACTGTAGACAAATAATTCcgatacacaatcctgggtcctgacatactgcagccggtccgtgaggtagtccaggatccaggatgtgaggtgattagccacccctatgtgctccagtttgtccctcagaagcgcaggctgtatggtgttgaaagcgctggagaaatcaaagaacatgattttcacagagcttccaggcttctccaggtgagaaagagctctatgcaggaggaagatgacggcgtcgtccaccccaatgccaggctggtaggcaaactgcagcgggTCCATTGAAGGGCCTACTGCGGGGCAAAGACGAGACAGGACCAGGcgctccagagtcttcatgaggtgcgatgttaatgccaccggtctgaagctgctgaagtccttgggGTGTGGAGTCTTGGGCACAGGTACCATGCAGGATGTCTTTCACAGCTGTGGTACTCTTCCCagcctcaggctcaggttgaagatggttTCAACTATCCTGCACAGCTGGTCTGCGCAGGATTTcaggagcctggagctgatgccgtctggacccgcagccttcctcgtctttatcctcctcagctgatctctcacctgacaggtagtgaaggacaagctggagcaggggagctgtgtgctggggggtgggggtgatgAGGTGGGGGGAGGAGTGGAGGTTGGTGAGATGTCCGGGGGAGCGGGAGTGGGGGAGGTGTCgaagcagtgtgccaggagtgtaggtgggggggaaggtgaaggtgaggatgaggggggttgcagccgtgatgtctgggccaggggaggggcagactgatcaaatctattgaagaacagattcagatcattcacccacttctggtcacctctggcctgggagtctggttgtttgtgtcctgagatggttttcagacctctccagactccgctgacgtcgctctgctgcagctgttcctccatcttctttaTATCCTTCCTTTCCCCGCCTGATGTTTCTCTGTAGCTCCTTCTGAActgccttcagctcctccttgtttccagagttaaaagctctccgcttctccttcaggagagcttttaactctggagTAATCCAGGGTTTGCTGTTTGAGAAGCAGCGTACAGTCCTGGTGGGTACGGTGTTTTCCACACAGAAGTTTATGTAGTCCGTAAtgcatgatgtcatactgtcaaTGTCCTCCCCATGGGAATCGCTGAGTACCTCCCACACAGTGGCCTCGAAGCAGTCTTTCAGGGCCTCCTCGGCCTCCTCAGACCACCTCTTCACAGTGCGGGAGGTTGCTGGTTCTCTCTGCACCAGAGGTCTGTAGACAGGCAGAAGATGAACCAGGTTGTGATCAGCTCTTCCCAGGGAGGGGCAGGGGGGATGAGTGGTATGCCTCCTTGgtgttggcataaaataaatccagtgttttattgtctctggtgtggcagTAAACATACTGGATGAAGGtgggcagggtggtggatggacaggcatggttgaagtccccagagatcagaaggagggcctgagggtgctgtgtttacagcctACTCGTAACAGAGTGGAGAAAGTCACAAGCAGACTCAGCCTTTGCAGATGGGGGGACATACACTGCTACCATTATGACATGAGAAAACTCCCTGGGTAGATAATATGGTCTCATGgcaacagccagcagctcaatGTCCCTGCAGCAATGCTGTTGCTTGATAGTGATGTGCCCAGAGTTACACCATCTATtattcacaaacacagccagccctcctcctttcctcttaccGTTGTCCGCTGTCCTGTCGTGTCTGATGAGCTGGAATCCGTCCAGCATGGCAATCGTGTCCAGAACTTCTGTGTTTAGCCATGTCTCAGTAAACACCAGCACGCTGGTCTGCCGGTACTCTACCCTCTGATGGCGAGTCAGCGCCGACAGCTCGTCCATCTTGTTGGGGAGCAATCTTACGTTCCCCATGACGACGGATGGGAGGACGGGTTTGTACTGTCTCCTCCGGTGTCGGCGCTGCACTCCGGCGCGACATCCCCGTTTCCTTCTCCGCAGCTCGCCGGGAATGTCGTGTCTCTCCTCGGGCCGCACCGCGGTGTGATGCAGTGCTAACAGCTGGTCCCAGGTGTAAACAATGGAGGCACGGCTGGGCGCCAGGTCCCCGCACACCATCGTATCCATAGCAAAATGGGAGAAAGACCGCTATAAGGAGAGCGGTCTTCGTCtccataacaaaacagaacataagtgctagctagctaactgaaagaaaactcaaaataagaaagttaaatgaaaagaaattgaaaaaaacTCAGCGgtgagcaggagctgctgtaacagGCGTCCGCACTGGGGGCGCCATCTTGTAGATagaaagttaaaggagatagagaagataaactcacaggatcagcaaacaaaCTCATCTTGCAGCATGGTCttaaacaaaagggattcaaataggccactcccacacttaaataaccttcctcttcctggattttctcctgagaggactgattggtggatctctccacctgatctcaaggagttatgtattCTGCTTTGTAGTTCCCACTGAATGTACATGTAattcatgttatttatttatttttttaaaactccaCAGGGCCCCTTTAAATCATGTCAGACTTAAAAGGATTGTACCTGGTAGCCTTCTTCCACATGTCCTTGCAGGGCCAGTTTGACGTCCTCCACAAGAACTCCAGTGTCAGTGTTTTGCTCAAAGCCCATGATGTCATTGAAAACGAAAGGATAAACACTCTCTGGACCTTTTTTGATCTTGTAAGTTTTGTACTGTAAAGTAGAAGGTgcaattatttgcattactttAACCAATCTAAGATGAATATACAACACTTAAACCAAAAATATCTGCAACTGCTTAATTTTATTCAGCAAAGAACTGTGCAGGCACACCATCTTACTGATATCACTAATGCCCATTTTAATCGATTAAACACTGTTAACACTCAGATTATATATGGATTACTTTACTAGGATTGGAtgtttctgctgttgtttttttaatttcttactCTAATCACACAagcaatgttttaaaaaaaactaaactgtgATTATCATAGGAAATGCGTTAATGTGGTTAGCAATCCAAGATGCTATTTTATCCACTTTCATCAATAATTAATATAGACTTTAAAGAACTGTGGAAGATTTTTGCTTTGAATCACGACAATCAACGGTAATAAATACCTTTGTGGTGTAGCTTCTCCCAGAGATTGCATCTGTTGGAGCTCGGCCGGTAATTCTGCCTTGTAAAATGGTGTCAATAGAGTTGATGAAACTGGACTTGCCGGCACCAATTGGTCCATAGAGAAGAATTCTGAGATGTTTGAGGTTTTTGTATCCAGGTTTGTACAATTTCACAAAATCGAGATCTTCCTCTTTGTTCCTGTTTCATGATGGAAAATCGTTGCATTAAAACactgtgttatttttattattaaatccaTTAGCCACACTGTGACTGCTGCTCTGTTGTCACACACATCAACCAGTcaacacagcaacaaaacactTCAGTGATATGTCAAGGAGCAGAGCCACACATCGAGGCCAAAATGGCACCACACAGactttatatgtattaatactcACTGCGGCAGATTCCTCCATGGCGTACTCAAAAGTGCTGAAGAGCAAATAACATATGTTACCACACAGTAAGACAATGCTGTATTTTAATATCAGAATTATCCATGAATAGTATCATCACAATATTTAAATAACTTTTGCAATATTTGGAACATCATTCAAGAAGGTGAAAGCGCCAAAGGTAAAGACTCACCTCCCCCCATAGCTGTAAAGGAAGACATTTCAAAATCAAATGCTAACATAAGTTGGAGACTCTTATCTAAGtagtaaaatgttttaaatgttttaaaagtaacaaATTACATACTAGAGAATGATAACAGGAGACAGGAAGGAGGTAAAACCAttgctaaataaaaacaattataatTCAAGTATTTCAAAGTATAgcttttaagtttaaatttcagtaaaataaaattagttAAACATAAACCATAATAGGTCAAACTCAGGACTGAGGtttcatttcctttcattttatagctctacagaacatttacaactttgagaaaagaataataataacaccATAAGAGTAACTATACTACAGTAACATGAAGAGAGTTTACTCACTTTGAAGGATTTTCCTAAAAGTTAACTGATTTGTATTCTGTTACTGAGCACACAAATCATCACATAATAAACAAAGTGCACTTTTGCTTCCCAATTAGAACAGCATATTAAACTGAAGACAGGCGTAACAGAAAGCTCTTACCTTTATGTAGCTGCTCTGGACACAGTGACACTGCATTCTTTGGAGAAAAGTCTTTTTATCAGTTCTCCTCCTGCTTTCGCTTTCATTCTCCATCTACTTCAAACTGGAACGACCCtcgttaaacagaggaggtggcctagAACACCTCTTATCACTCTTGAGATCCCTCCCCATATGTCTTAACATCCGTTCACACCTTGACCCACCTAACCCAAATGACACACAAAATGGCTGGGTGGGTCAATGACCTCAAGGACTCTGTGAAGGTTCACACCCAGTTCAGTTCCCAGTGATTtggcacttaagattaccatgaccttgATGACTGAGACTCCTCACCAACATGTTTAAATGGTTGTAAGCCATCGGAAAAACACACCACAACCCATAAAGCATCAagcaacattatttaaaatcttaattgAGGTTGccacaaattaagattttaaaacGATTCAGTTTTCAATGATGCAGTTTGAAAGGAGGATTTGCATTTTGCCTAAGAAATTAGGTTATAAGTCTCACTTCAGTGCTGTTTGCTGGTCGCATTGTCTTCAGTATCTACGTTTGCTTACAGCAACAGCTCAAGGAGCTTCAGTCAACTTTCAGCAGGGGTGTAAACAGCTCATCCACAAGAACGGTCCCAAGTTTGACGTCAAAGTGTACAATGGACTTTACTATGTAAACACTGTAAGTGAGAAAAACGAAGATAGGTGTCTTTATGATATGCCACGTAAGATTCACCTTTATTCTCAGTAAACCATATGACTTATAAGAAACTCCTCAAAGGTcaaataataatgttttaagCACTGGGGGAGGGGGTCCTCAAAGGACTGGAGCAGAGTAATACAATTGTTTTGTTACAAATAAGTTCATATGGAAAAGTCTTCAAGTCTgaatcatttttttctgctttttatgtgtgtgggAATTCTGTTGTGGTCACTTTAAGAGTTACAGAAGTCAGTAACATGATGTTATGTCATGTGACTAGTAATCAGGAAGTAAGGTAGCATGGCTCTCAGTGATGTTGGTTCGTTGCACCTGAGTTAATCCAGTGGTATCTGCACACACCTGATGCCTAAAGTAGCCCTTTGAAGTTCATTAAAGGATCATTACAAGTAAATACATGAACAGACAATTGATTACATTTAAAGGAATGTTACGCAACTacgcacaaaaagtaaggaaatttgtgttaggcagattatttctttgttgtaacagtgTTTCTTGGCTTctagcctgtttatttccctttaaaatggtgcca
Protein-coding sequences here:
- the LOC125879656 gene encoding interferon-induced protein 44-like, which translates into the protein MGGALLSTPWRNLPQNKEEDLDFVKLYKPGYKNLKHLRILLYGPIGAGKSSFINSIDTILQGRITGRAPTDAISGRSYTTKYKTYKIKKGPESVYPFVFNDIMGFEQNTDTGVLVEDVKLALQGHVEEGYQFKPKDQLEEGDEGYRSSPTLDDRVHVLVCVMPADKVSLVDDKVVKKMREVRLAANELNIPQLAILTKVDSDCPEAKKNLNNVYRSKYLKNQVDKFYMLMGIPQNCIFLVKNYEPEPNISADMNALIMNALRQMITFGEDFLSDP